The sequence below is a genomic window from Silvanigrella paludirubra.
GTTTCTAACCCCGATAAATTTTTCTACTTTAACTTTTCTTCTACCTTGGTTAATTTCAAGAATATCTATATAGCAAAATGTATTTTTAAATGCAGGAAAACTCGTTCCAAAAGTATTTCCATTATCCATAACAAAATATTGAGCAAAAAGGTCAATTGGTCTATTTGCAATTGGTGTACCTGTTGCAATAACACAACGCTTAGCTCCGTTTCGAATAAATTTTGCACTAATTGTTGTTTGAGCCATTAGGTTTTTAATTCTTTGGCTTTCATCAAAAACAATCATGCCATCCCCATTTTGGATCCAATTGGCTAATGCTTCTTTTTCTAATCTAATACCTTCATAGTGGATAATAAATATAGGGGAATCACTTTGTATTAATTTAGCTCTTTGTGCAGGTGAACCCTCTATAACTGTAAAAGGTGTAGATGTTGCTAAAGATAACTCTTCTTGCCAAGTTCTTACTAGAGATTTTGGAGCAACAATTAAACAACGATCAATAGATTTATTTTGTAAAAGCATTGCAACAGAGGAAGCAATTTGAAAACTTTTACCACATCCCATTTCATCTAATAACGCACATGCAGAGTTTTGTAATAAAAATTCAATACCCGTAATTTGGTGTGAATAAGGTTTTCGTTTAAATGGAAATAAAGCTAATTGTTCTCTTGTTTTGTTTAGTATTTTTAGTTGATCTTCTGATATTTTTTGTTCTTTTGAGGTAGAGCCAATCATCGCTTCACTACCAATGCTTGTTTGAACTTCTGTATTTAAATCAAACTCTTCAAACCAGCTTTCACGTAATATTAATTTACCTAATTTGTTTGGAGCAATATTTGCATAATATTTTCCTTTTACAAACTCGGTTAATTCTTTATATGCTTCATCTGTTATTTTAAAGCCTTTACCAATAATATCGAAAAGATCATCAAATGCCCCGATAAATACTTTCCATGCTCTATTATCAGGATCCCATTGTCTTTCATTTCGATCAAGGCCTTTAATTCTATCAATTGTGTTTTGATTATAATTAAATGTAACTTTAAAATTACCTTCTTCTAAATCAATTATTGTATTTGTATTTAAGTAACGGCCTTCTTCATAAATTTTAGAAATATTTTTTAGTATTCGATCTAAATGTTTTGTTTGAAGAGGAGGTGCAAGGTGAATTTTTATTTTTTTTAAGTTTAATGTGCCAATTATTTCTTGTTTTTCAAATTTAGGTTGTTCAACTATGACAGGTTTAATTTCATTTTTTTTATCATCGATGATTCCAAATGTAAGACGAATCGGCCCTTTAGGGGGTTTTGGACGATATGTATTCTTATTATTCCCTTTAAATCCCATACTTTCATTCTCCAAAACTAATGTTGCAATAGGCCAAACTAAATGCAAATATTTATTTCAAACTCAATGTACGCTATTTATGAAAGAGTATAAAACTCTTTTTTAATGCTAGTAGACATTGTTAACAGCTTTCTTTAAATTACAAATTAGCACATGCCAATAAAAATATTGCTGTGCCTATTTGTAAAAGGGCATCTTGTCCCTTGGAGACTTAGTTATGGATAAAATTGTTTGTGTTGGCAAGAATTACATGGAACATGCAAAAGAGTTAGGTGATGCCATTCCAGAAAAACCAGTACTTTTTATTAAACCCAAAAGTATTTTAAGGGCTGCAATCGATCATGAAGAGCTTTCCTTGGTTATTCCTCAAGTGTCTAGTTCATTGCACTATGAAGCTGAAATTGTTTTACGTCTTGATAAAGGTGGATATCAATTAGATTTAAAAGAAGCAGAAAAAGCCATTGGAGCTGTTTCAATTGGACTAGATATGACACTAAGAGAACTTCAAGCAAAACAAAAAAAAGAAGGACATCCTTGGACAACTAGCAAAGTATTTGTAGACAGTGCTGTAGTTGGCCCATGGTTAAGAGTATCTGAATTTCCAAATTATTTAGAAGAAAAATTTACATTTTCTCTTGATGATAAAGTCAAACAGGAAAGTTTTGGAAAAAATATGACAATGTCACCTATCGAATGTGTTTCTTACATTAGTAAGTTTTTTCCGCTTGTTGCTGGAGATCTTATATTTACTGGAACACCAGCTGGGGTAGGGCCCGTGACTTCAGGACAAAGAGGGGTTCTTAGTTTTGGATCTATTCGTTATTCTGTTCTTTGGTCGTAATAGCTGTGATTAAATAAAAATTCTACTTTAAATAAATAGAAAATGTTAAAATAAATAAAATATAATTAATAATTTTTAAAGATTACCAAATATTTTTAATAAATTATTAATATATAAAATTGACTAAAAAAAATTATTTAATTAAAATTTTTTAGATACTATTGTATTGAATTATAATTTTATCAAATTTTAGAGATATTGAGGATGAATTATGATTAAAAAGTTTTTATCTTTATCTATTTTATTGTTTTCTAGCTTACCCGTTAGTGCAAAAA
It includes:
- a CDS encoding DEAD/DEAH box helicase, which encodes MGFKGNNKNTYRPKPPKGPIRLTFGIIDDKKNEIKPVIVEQPKFEKQEIIGTLNLKKIKIHLAPPLQTKHLDRILKNISKIYEEGRYLNTNTIIDLEEGNFKVTFNYNQNTIDRIKGLDRNERQWDPDNRAWKVFIGAFDDLFDIIGKGFKITDEAYKELTEFVKGKYYANIAPNKLGKLILRESWFEEFDLNTEVQTSIGSEAMIGSTSKEQKISEDQLKILNKTREQLALFPFKRKPYSHQITGIEFLLQNSACALLDEMGCGKSFQIASSVAMLLQNKSIDRCLIVAPKSLVRTWQEELSLATSTPFTVIEGSPAQRAKLIQSDSPIFIIHYEGIRLEKEALANWIQNGDGMIVFDESQRIKNLMAQTTISAKFIRNGAKRCVIATGTPIANRPIDLFAQYFVMDNGNTFGTSFPAFKNTFCYIDILEINQGRRKVKVEKFIGVRNGEELRKRIQATSLRRLKNEVLDLPPIIYKDYSIELKAEQKTIYAKMRDSVRSEIENMSPEEYSMQANNIVVRLLRLSQICSNPMLIDPNYNGPNAKLTELEDILTDIFSDETKKVILWSHFVGNVNYLAETYAESYGAVAHTGEMNIQDRANSVEQFQNNPECRLFIATPQSAKEGLTLLPRDGKMKADTMIYMDLNFDGGSYVQSQARFHRIGQNSEKCLVIHLVGLETVDEYIKKSLIDKIQTASQILDNASQEQLNQIKGEKFTLSKEEILNIL
- a CDS encoding fumarylacetoacetate hydrolase family protein; amino-acid sequence: MDKIVCVGKNYMEHAKELGDAIPEKPVLFIKPKSILRAAIDHEELSLVIPQVSSSLHYEAEIVLRLDKGGYQLDLKEAEKAIGAVSIGLDMTLRELQAKQKKEGHPWTTSKVFVDSAVVGPWLRVSEFPNYLEEKFTFSLDDKVKQESFGKNMTMSPIECVSYISKFFPLVAGDLIFTGTPAGVGPVTSGQRGVLSFGSIRYSVLWS